The DNA segment TTTTTCTTTAAAACGATAAAACAAAAAAAGCTTCCAAATCAGGAAACTTTTTTATCAATTATGGTTTTATATTTTAACTGGTTTTTCGGACGTAAAAACAAAATATAGCCCAACGAGGATAAATGGAATACTCAACCATTGTCCTGTCGAGAATAATCCCAATGCGCTTTCAAAACCACCCTGGCTTTCTTTCACATATTCTACAATAAAACGGATAGACCACAAAAGCACTAGAAATAGACCAAATAAATAACCGCTTTTTTCTCTTGCATTTGTTTTCCAATACAAGAAAAACAATAAGGCAAAAACAAAGATGTAGCAAACTGCTTCGTACAATTGTGCCGGATGTTTTACGGGAACTTGCTGTAATAATTCTGAAAATTTTGGATCTGTGGCTATGGCGTGATAAGCCTCTTTTGGGTTTGCAATTTTGGTTGCATTTACGGCATCATTTGGAGTGAAATAGTCCCTAACGAATTTTATTCCAAAGTCAGAATCAGTTTCTTTGCCAACAATTTCCGAATTGAAAAA comes from the Flavobacterium limnophilum genome and includes:
- the lgt gene encoding prolipoprotein diacylglyceryl transferase gives rise to the protein MAHALNIVWNPSEGIDLGFFVIRFYSLMFVIAFGLGWYIMKNIFERENESVEKLDTLFIWTVLATLIGARLGHVLFYDWEYYRNHLLEIFLPFRFSPNFEFTGFQGLASHGAAISIIITMYYYSKKILKRPQMWILDRIVIPVSSGAIFVRLGNFFNSEIVGKETDSDFGIKFVRDYFTPNDAVNATKIANPKEAYHAIATDPKFSELLQQVPVKHPAQLYEAVCYIFVFALLFFLYWKTNAREKSGYLFGLFLVLLWSIRFIVEYVKESQGGFESALGLFSTGQWLSIPFILVGLYFVFTSEKPVKI